CAGAAGCCTGTTCATCTGCTTTGTACGCCTCCCTACCAAACCAAAAGTGCTCACTTCACGCGTTAGTTTCTGAGGAAGAGGACGACTGAGCGGCTTTTATTTTTACCCTAGCTCTTGCTTAGAAGCCCACTCTGTCAGTTTTACCCCAGGAATGAGTCTAATAAGAGGACCATAACTGTATCTGGTGCACTGAATTAATTTGAAATTACCACGGAAAAGGAAAGTAACGTTTATAGCACAGCTATCTGTCGGGGTGCCCCTCCCCTGCTGAAGAGCCTCCCAGCGCCCATGAGGCCACCTGTTCCGTGACCGAAGGCTTAGCCAGGCCAGAGGAGCGGGCGCCTCCAGCCTGAGCTCCTGCAGAGACTCCACCCTCACTCTGCACCTCTGTACCCCAACGGCCTCGCATGGAAATATTCGTTGCTCAATAAATACACCGAATGCAGAATATGAAGGCATCCTGGTGCTTTCCTTGTGCTTATTACTTAAGTATTTCAGGACAAGAGGGGAAAGGCCCGCTGGAAGTGTAGATAACCTTAGGCACAGAAAGCAGTGGTTTTCAGCTGGGGTGGTTTGGGGTTGTCATGACAAGGAGGTGCACACAACGTGcgggacagccccccacaacaaagaactcTCCAGCCAAAAGTGGACAGGTTTTGAGACTGAGAAATGGAGCTAACGTAATCATTTGGATAATCTAACTTACTACCCCAAGTCCTTTAACAGAGCCTATGTCCTCCAGACTCAACTATAAAAGAGAGTACAGTTACAGTGTCCTCATTCCTCTGATGTAAATAACACAAACACCGGGGAGAAAGGAGGTACCAGTAAAAACTATTACTACCTACAgtctgaaaggaaaacaaagcaccCATTCCACCTGACAGTGCCACTTACTCTCTTATGGAAAAGAACCCTTGTTCTAAACCGGCATGAAGGACGTCTGAGTCTAATCATGAAGCGGTCCAGGGTCCACTCACAGGCCAGCTGGCAGCGCTCCGCCACCCACCGGGGCTTCACGCTCTCCTCCAGCATCCGTCTCCAGCTCTAGGGAAGAAAGTGGGCGGCTGGGTCAAGGCCAGTACCATACTAGCTCTGAATCGTCAGGGCACAAAAGACCAACAAGAGGGAGCTGGTTTCCAGAGTCTGGCTTTATTTTGCAGTACAGAAATCATGTGAGCCATTGTGAGACAGACATCATTGAAGCAGAGGCTCTGTCATGTCAATACTGCGTTGCAGCTTGGTCCACTGAAGAAGCCACACCTGGGGTACAAAAGAAGCTTTGACATTTACCTGCTTTATGATCGGTTTCTTTCCCCTCCGCTCTCACCAATTTTATTAGGCTAAAACACCACACACAGGCTTCCCCCAGAATGACTCTCCAAGCCTGGAGTTTGGTTAGAATCGGAGGCCCACGTAAACCGAGCTTGTGGCTGGACTGTCACCACACCTGATGTAAGGGGCGGGGCATGCTGTCCCCGATCACGGAGCATCCAGTCCCGAATCTCCGTACTGCCGGAAGGACAGATGGCACGTGAACTGTACTGACCCAGCTCTTGAGCGGCAGCAGCTCATGACCGCAAAGGCCGCActgattaaaagatacaaatactGTATCAAGTTCTCTGAATCAGTATCACAATGTTTTAAAACCGATCCTTCACTAGAAAAAACAAGCCAGTATTGGTTAAACGGAACAGAATGTGGGAACCTGCCAATTCTGAAGAGCCACTCCATGAAAAGAAGTTAATACATGATATTAGAAAGGGGAGGAATATTTACTGGTACAGTGCTCTGCAATCTCTCAGTTTTGATTACAAAAGCAGGCCTTACAATATTGATTTCATACAATATGCATCATTTGCCAAATTTTAAGTCTGTCCTAATTAGATGATAACATGTACTGCTGTTAGTCTTCCCCATAGATGTCATTTTTCTTGCGCTTCATTTCCTCAAAGTCAAACTCGGATCCCATCATCCTCTTGTAGATGTCCTTAATGTCATCACAGGTTGTCTCAAAGTGGGTGGTTGCATCATATGTACGGGATATAAAGatctgaaaaggaaaacagacttaAGACTATTTAGCCACGTCTCCCAATACAGTCTGGTATTTACCCTTTTCAGACTGCCCACTCACCTGGCTTTCTGTTCCCAAATCTTTTGGTACAAGGAGGTCACTGATGCTAACGAATCTGGATGGGAAAAGAATTACGTAATAAGCAAGGAGCTGACACACCCACTCACTGCTTTGCCTGAAATTCAAAGCCCAGGCGACAAGGCTGGTAGGAGTTGATGGCTGTCCTCACAGGGTTCAGCTCACCATGGAGCCAAAGTCAGCCCTGGCTTTGAGCAGATATAAATGAACACATCACTTACTTCTGCTCAATGGGTTCCAAGAGCTCCAGGGCTGGTCTGATCTCTTTCTCGGGCTCCTTGGTCTCCACAGTGGTGCTGGCGATGGCGATGTACTTGCCCTGTGCAGCCACGTTGTGTGCGGAGGAGATCATGCACACGTAGATATCTGGGGGCAAGCAAAGCCACCTCACTGTCTGCTCCGTGACCCTCGGGCTCACCCACACCTCACGGAGGTGTGTGCTACAAGTCCTGGGAACAGACTGTGTCTTCTAAGCTTAAGTTCTATACGGAGGCAAACAGGCTCATACACACAGGAGGCGAATATTCAGCAACTGGCAGCCTGCTGAGAGGAAGGCTTTATGTGGCGGTGGACGGCGGCAGGGAGATGAGGGGctctgcccagctctgccacggCTCATGTGGAAACCTGTTTGCCCTCTGAACCCCGCGTTTAAGAAAGGTTTTGAATAGCTAAGATAGGATTTATTTAACTactgatttctcattttttaatataaaactgcAAACACAATAATAAGCTCATAACAATTCCACAGATTCTACCTGTCTGTATACCACTAAAGGATCTACATAATTTCCAATATAGAAAGTAATTACTGGGCTCCCTTTAGTCTCTTTAGACTCTCCCAGACCGTGAGATCTACTTGGGAACCCTTGAAAGACTACTTTAGCCTAAGTCCCTTTGTTCTAGTAATAATCTTCTGCGATTTGGTttcttacatggaaaaaaaaacacagctgaCCATTTAAAGGCTAGTTGCCccttttaaatcaaaatttttataaataaaagcttTAGGGCTTCTAACtgaaaggaagatggaaaaagCTACTGGGTGAAAACAACTGGTTAAAAGCAAACATTAGGAATTACGATTTCAGAGCTAAGTCGTGATCTTAATCAGAGAAATCAAAGTTATCCTCTAGGACACTGCTAAACTCAAACACAAGTATTAAGTTGACAAATTATGACATAAAAGCAGCACTGTCATCAGCTCAAAAATAACAGTGAAATCAGGTCAACTAGTAAGCATCCACCTCTGGAAGCACACCATGTTCCAACCAGGGGAGGCTGCCCGCTCATCCGGTCCAGCCTCTCATTTCTACAGAGGAGGCAACAGAGGCCCAAAGAGGTGGGTACAAGTCCAAGGCAGGCTTCtaggaaaacatgtccatttcaGAGTGATGACTGAGGATCTCTATGAGCTAAAagggatatatcacattttattttccatatgtaAACTAAAGTTTCTTCACTATAATAAAGCAGACAAAATTTGGCATTtcggacttccttggtggcgcagtggttaagactctgcctgtcaacttggggacatgggttcaattcctgggccagaaagatcgcacatgccgcggagcaactaagcttgtgcaccacagctactgaagcctgcatgccctagagcccgtgttccactagagaagccaccgccatgaaaagcccacgcactgcaatgaagagtagcccccactcgccacaactagaggaagcctgcgcacagcaatgaatacgaacacagccaaaataaaaaataaaatttaaaaaactggcaTTTCTACAAACATCTGCTGACATTCAAAACTGACCTGACTTGCGGTTGACTTGGTTCTGTGGAATGATGATCTGGCAGGAGTTGGCATCGTTGGTGTTCTTGATGGGGTGGCTGAGGACACAGATGACTCTGATCACCTGCCCCACTTTTTCTACTCGGTCCTTCACGTAGCTGGGGTCACAGATGAGCTGCTTACAGCGCGCAATCTGTAACAACACAGGGAAGACTTTCCAGTCCTCAGCGTCCTTCAGGATGTTTTCAGAGGGTATAATGATGTCATCGTTCCTTGGGCATCACCTGTTACCTTCAGCAAGTTAACTGGAATAATTAGTGAGTTATATCGACAGCTAACTATTAAAACTAGCTTTGCCAACAATCCCTATAAATTCTCCTGGAGCAAATCTATGAATTCTAAATCttattcaaatatttggaaaaatgtgttgCATGAAAgaaggttcaaatcctggctctatccAACCTCAAAGAGTTGTTTCCAGTGTGTTTAAGGAATATCATTATATGTGAATGGGCCCAGTGAAAAGTAAATGGTCCATAAATGGTACTAATATTACAAACAGGCTGTAATCACTTTCATTTTAAGACTATACTTTCTAAGTAACTTAAGTTGCAAGGTaaattatgtattattatattatagtTTTCCTCTTTATATCAAAGCCCTGAAAGGTCCTAAGAGGAAGCAGCTGTCTGAAGCAAAGAAGAATGAGGTAAATAAAAACAACTCTGAGATATCCCTATTTACTAAATATCTATTATGTGTATGCTGAACACACAAGATAGTTACAGAAGATCTACAACAATAAAGGGTCAGATGGCCAATTAGTGCGTGTAGACTACATGGTCTGAACCCATGAAATACCATCAGGAATgccaaaatatcttttaaaacatagTTTTTGGGTTTCTCTTTTGAACAGTTCTACTTATAAAAGTTGATGGTTCATGAAATATGGTCTGGTTTGCATACCAACAGCATTGGCACCGTCTGAGAGCTTGCAAGAAAATGCAGACCCACCACTGACCTACTGAATAAGAAACGTGtacttcaacaaaattaacaatttaCACTCAATTCAAATTTGAGAAATACTGCTCAACACTCCACCTGGCCAGCTCCATGGCTAAACCcctaatgaaagaataaatgttaatAGTAATgattattaacattatttttaatcaagtaataataaaatagtacAGTATTGGCCAAGCTCCATTTCAACCAACAAATTATAAGCGGTACATATAAAgctaaatttaaatgaaaatctgaGAAGACAGGCACCAACCCTCACTATATATATAATGCTAACCATTTAGAGCACCTtgataatttctattttagtCTTAAGCAACAATCAACACAATAGAagatattaagatttttttttaataaagtgcaTCATCTATAATTAGTTTTCAGTCATTATGAATACCAAGTTATGGGAAAGAAAACATACGTGGTATGAAATCTAGGACCAATGTCCATACCAAATTTAGTACTTATTAAACCAAGTTTTCTTTACAggaatacagtattttttaaattgtaaaagctACTTACCTCTCCTTCAGATTTTACACCAATCACTTTTCCATTCTGCATAATGATTTCTTCAATTGGTTTATTCAGCATGTAGGTACCTCCATAAATAGCACTTagcctggaaaagaatttaaactaCAATTAGTAATTTATAATTGTTTCAAGTACTAAAGTCTCCTTATTTAGATTTTAATGAGTTACAGGCAACACGCATTTGTTCAATTTCCTGCCAAAAAGCATTAATTTAAGTCATTAAAGCATCAATTCTAAAACAGTCAAAACCATGTAATGATGTCTCACATTCACAGTTATGAAtatcaagacaaagaaaaataaaccaaccaACCACAATGCCCAGTAATAGGAGAACAAGCTTAGAAGTCTAACTCTCCTGCATATAAATAAAACTCTGAACAAGCAAAACAACTACCGGGAAGCACTGGACAGTGACTGTAAGCAGACAGAAGCTAGACAGGCTCTTCGCCTGAGAGAACAACCTCCCCAGTCCTTGTAACAGTGGCAGCCAGAACAGAAGCAAAACACCTGCAGTCTTACTGACTGGCAGTGCCGTGAGGACAGAATTTGGGGCTGCACGAGATGATAAAAATTGTGGGAGAAAATCTTCCAAAATGGGGAGGGACCAAATTATAAAATCTCTTCAAATCCTTAACTAACTCCAGAAATGCTTGTACACATGAGAGAGACTCCAAGGAATCCAGGGAAAAGCAACACCTGGAAGGCACAAGGACTTAAGTTACAGCTACAGACGATAAGGACAAATGAGCGTGAAGTTCGAAACTGCCAGATTAGAGGAACTTGGTACGCACCTTGGGCTTTTCAATGAAACCCCGGAAGGACCACACCTAACTGTGCTACGACTAAGGATGCAGCCAAAGTcaaaagacccccccccccccccgccacctaTAAGGTATAAAATGAAGTCTCCGAAAGTTCAAAGTGAATGGACAATAATTTAACTGCCAACTCAGAACTAAAATCAACACTCATCACAGAAAAGTATCCAGCATCTCTACAATGCACCAATCAGTATGTCCCAAATACAATCAAAAATTAACAGacacatggaaaaaaagaaaatggaaaaaagtaaaaaggaaaagcaatcaaAACAAACAGATGCCCCGATTTCTGATATTAAACTATGCAGGGAGTCACATGTAGCTGCTATAAATAGGTACAAAGACAAACATCCTTGTTCACAGATCTGTGTTCAAGAATGTTACATATTCATGAGaatcaaaatgaataaacagaaaacctaaccagaaaaatgaaaactatatttaagaaatggaaattctagatctattagaaaaaataatagtttttaaaaaattaaaactcatgaATGTGATTAACAGCTTACTGGAAATAACAGAGAAAGGAACTGGTGAACTTAAATGAACAGGCATTACCCAATATGAAGCATAAAGAGAAAAGACGAAGGAAAAAATGGGCAATTTCAGTGACCGATGGAATAACACCAAGCATCTAACATACAAGCAATCGGTGTCCCAAAGGACAAGGGAGAAGATAAGGCGGGATATCTGAAGAGGAGGATGATTTAAAAATTCCCAGCTTGACGTAAAAATCAACCCACACACCCAAGCAGCTCAGCAAATCCCGAGAAGCAAAAGCACGCCTAGACAAATCCTAGTGAGACTCCCAAACAACAGAATCTTGAAAGCAAccaggagaaaacaaacaaacaaaacaaacaccacaGCATTATAAAGACAGAAACAACTACTGTCACAGCTGACAGCTAACTTCTCATTAGAAACAAAGCAGGCCACAGTGACAGGAACAGCAGCTATAAAGTGCTGAAGAAAAAAGTCTTAAGCCAACAAGcatccttcaaaaatgagggtgacaaaacactttcagataaacaaaagctgagaaatCATCACCTGTAACTACAAGAATGTCAAAGAAAAGTTGAAGAGAAATGacaccaaatgaaaaaaatatatatatcattcaAACAGTAAACAGTAACAAGTTGGTATGGTTATAGTAGTATGAGACAAAGGAGACTTGATATAATCAGAGATTAGTATCACGTAGTCAAAGAGCTTTAAATGTCCGGAGTACAAACTGACAGAACTAAAGCGAGAAACAGGTAAATCCACAGTCTTGGTAGAAGACCCTCTCTCTCAGTAACAGGACTAGAAAAAGAATCAGTAAGAATACatgtttggggcttccctggtggtgcagtggttaagaatctgcctgccaatgcaggggacatgggttcgatccctgccccgggaagatcctacatgctgcggagcaactctccccatgcaccacaactactgagcctgcgctctagagcccatgagccacaactattaagcccatttgccacagctactgaagcccatgcatctagagcccgtgctctgtagcaagagaagccaccgaaatgagaagcctgcgcaccacaatgaagagtagcccccgctcgccgcaacgagagaaaggccgtgtgcagcaacaaagacccaacacagccaataaaaaataaataaaataaataaattaaaaaaaaatacatgtttgaaCAACTCTATCAGCTACCTTTACAGAACATACATGTAGAACTGTTTTAAGGGCATATTCACTAAAACTGATCATGTATTTGGCCATAAATTATGACTTAATTAACTTCAAAGATTGAAATTTTACAAGTTtgttctctgaccataatggaattaaattagatgtCAGTAACAGTAGGACATTTAGGGAAATCTCCAAATGTTTACAAATTAAACACTATACTTTCAAATAACCCAAgggtcaaaaaacaaacaacaaacccaTAGGAAAGACAGGGTACCATACTGGATGGTatatatttgggggaaatttaAACCTTCAAATGCTTACATTAGAGAAGTATAAAATCAATTACCTGTTTCaatgttaaaaaactaaaacaaaaaaaaaaaaaaaacaaaaaaacaacaaaaacaaaacccaactaagtaaaaggaaaaaattaagaatagaaatcaataaaacaaaaaataactacaAAGGAAATTAACAAAGCTAAAAATTTGgcactttgaaaagattaacaaaactgcTAAAATCTTATCaagcaaagagaaaacataaattatCCATCACAAGAATGAAGATGGGAACCTCACTAAAGATCCTGTAGacatcaaaaagataataaagaaatattatggACAACTTTTTGTCAAAATATTCAAGGACTTATTTGAAATAGTCAAATTCCTTGAAGAACACAGCTGAAAATAAGAAACAGTACATTTGAACAGTCTTATgtctattaaaagaaaatgaattcacACTCAAAAGCCTTCCCACAAGGAAAGCTCCACAAGGCCCAGACAGTTCCACTCGTCAGTTCTATCACACCTTTAAGAAAAATGCCGTTTTTCACAAACTTTTTCAGACGACACAGTAGGAGGAAACTCTTCTAACTCATGTTATTAGTCTACCAAACCCTGATACAAAAAACCAGACAAGCATATTAAAGGAATTATAAACATCTATCAGAAACATAGGCACAAAAACTTGTGTACGAATGTATACATACAAACaggcacacacaaacacatacatatacacacatttatgcaaattaaatccaacaataaattaaaaggaaagtaCATCATGAATAAGTAGTGTTTGCTCTAAGAATGCAAGGTTAATTTAATATCCAGAATTCAATCTATAAAATGCACCAAAGAGCATAAAGTCTGCATGACTAAACGCAATGTCAAcacccattcataataaaaattctcagcaagcTATGAATAAAAGGGAATTTAATCTGACAAAATCATCTAttaaaaaaacctacagaaaacatttaacaataaaatattggaaacattCCCTTGAAGGCTGGGAACAATGCAAGAATGTCcattttcaccacttctattcatcATTcttctggaagtcctagccacttAAAGTCAAGTGGGTAAAAACACAAAGGTGGTAGAAGAAGAAGCTAATCTCTCTACCCACAGATGCCATAACTGCATACAAGGAAAACTCTAAGAAATCTACAAAACTAACAGAGTAAGTGCAAGGTCACAGGaagtacaaaaatcaattgtacttctGTATATAAGCagcaaacaattttaaaataaaatttaaactttcattAACAGCAGCatcaaaataacataaaatacttaTGCATAAGTTTGAACCAAGAAAGTGCTGCATCTCTACAATGAAAGCTACAAAATACTGCTGAGCCAAAGAAAACCTACACACATGGCCAGGGAGAGCGTGCATGGAATGGAAAACTCCACGTTATTAAGATAATCCTCTCCCAAACTGATCTGTTTTTCAAGAAACTGACCTCTTGTTCTAAAATGTATGTAGAAATgaaaaggacctagaatagccaaaccaattttgaaaaagaacaaagttgaaggatttatatcaagatttactataaaaaaaaaactgtaatacaGGATAGTGTAGTAATGGAATAGGAAAAATGAATAGCTCACTAGAACAAAACAGATGTGTATATGGCCAACTGATTTTCCACAAAGGCACCAAGACCACTttgcaacaaatggtgctagCACAACTGCGTTATCAGTACAGACAAAAATGAACCTCGCTCGATCCTCACCTCACACCCCAACATGATTTCAAGATAAATCACAGATTTAAACACAAAGCTAAAACTAAAAGGCTTCCAGAAAAAGACCCAGGAGAGTATCTTTGTGCTCCTGAGGTAGGCAAAGCTTCTTGGGAACCGAAAAATACTAAACATAAAAAACGACTTTGGTATGTTAGCAAAATGTAGAACTTATGCTTAtcagaagacaagccacagactaggagaacaTTTATAATACACATGCTGACAGAAGGTCTGCAGTCAGCATACATCAAGATGGCCTACAAATCAAAAAGGCAACCCAATCTTTAAAACTgtgcaaaagaaatgaacactcaacacaaaattatacaaaaccagctcatgaaaagatgatcaacattaGTCctcaggaaatgcaaactaaaacgaTAATGAGATAGCATTTCACACCTACTTGggttgttaaaatgaaaaagactgacaatgTTAAAtgctggcagggagggggagcAACCAGAACTCCCGCATGCTGCCAAGTGCAGGTGCAACCACTCTGGGGAGCTGCGGGGCAGCGTCTTATCAAGTTAAACACAAACTGGAAGTCTCAGCGTCTTATCAAGTTAAACACAAACTGGAAGTCTCCACTCCTAGATGTGTAATGTGCCCAAAGGAAATGATAACTGGTGTCCATGCGCACCTTTACACTTCATTCACAACACCCCAAAACTTTCCAAAAACTacccaggtgtccatcaacaggacaatgtggtatattcacataCTTCACATAATGCAACACTACtcagcattttttaaacaaactacCAGCCCatgcatcaacatggatgaatctctaaAATACTGTTAAGCAAAACCCACATAAAAGTGAGTATATATTATTCCTTTTATATCAacttcaaaaacaggcaaaaatgatctatggtgatagaaatcTCAAATGTAGTGTGTGATTATGAGGGGTCACAAGGGAACTTCCTGGAGTGAGGAAAATGTTCTACATCTTGCCTGGAGTTTTAGTTATACAGGTCTATATATGTGTCCaactcatttttgttttcaccACAGATCTGTGGCTTCCCTGTACataaattttacttcaataaaaataaaaagcacctcCCTACTCACAGACATAGCTTATCTCATTATTCACAACCGTATCTCACACACTACCATTCACGACGACGTGCAAAGTCAGCGGGGTTCTAGCACACAGGTTAAACGTGGCCTCTCACCGTGCAAATCCTTGCGGCAGTTCTCCAAGGCCGTAGAGTGGGTAAAGGTACGGGCTTTTGCCATATCTTGCCAAAGACTCACTGTAAAGTTTAATCCTATTAATGGTTTCACAACATGGTTGATCTAAATAGCTAGATAAAAGGAAATGACCATTAGAAAAaggctttgatttgcattcttgTGttcaatttaaaatctttttctgaagGGATTTCAATTGAATACCTCcacattttacttaaaatgtgCTAACACTAATTTGCAGCTAGAACCTCTTCTTTAACAGTATAATATAgctatatatttgttttgttagaATTTCCACTTCGCAAAACTGGGAAATTCAGTGAGAGTtccaagaaaattataaatctaaaaaccaaaacacttaCTCATCAGTTCTGTAAAGTGCCAGGGCATGACCAGTAAAATCTATAACATCCTGGCCCAAGTCAAACTTCTTATACACGTCTCGCATTGCCGTCTTCTTAGGGTCGACGCCCTCAAAAGTCCTAGGGTCGTTCTCATCAAAGTTGGCAACATACACCAGGAATTTTCTGAATCGACGTTTTTCAAACAGCCCCATGAGacctaaaaaagaatttttcaaagaGCACACACTCACAACAGGACACTAAGGAAAAGAAAGTGTGAGAGAACGTTTAAATATTCCATGTTGTTATCCGAGGCTCTTCTAATGCAATGTGCAATTTAAAACATGGGAGTCTGGACGATGCTTTACAAGAAATTGACAGTttcataacattttaaagtatcaTGGGGTGATTAATAAAAAGACtttcaaacatgaaaaataaaattaagtaaactGTCATAATTACAACAGATCAGCTATTACGTCTTCAATTTTACAACAGTTACGAGTTACACCCGGTAATTACTTAAGTGGAGGGTGCCTGATTATGTCTCTTGTTAGATACGAGATAAACATGGCTGAGAAAAACCATCACCCATGAAGGCGTGTGTCTGAATGTTCTTTTGACCATTCTGATCTCTACTCCACCAATGACCTAAAATTCTAAATgctcttcatttttctccttctctgtatGCTAAGACACACTCTGGCTCTTAATGGAAAAGCAGCTTAGATACCAAGAACAAACTGACTCCAAAGAAATTTAGATGCGGATTATGCTGCCAGTCATTGTAATGAAGTCCTAGATAGTCAGTTCACTGCTTTTTATACTCAACAACAGAGGAGGAGACAGCTATGAGTGACCACCTAAGAAACCTCAGGATTCCTACCACTGTAGATAGCTGGTAGAAAGACAGGTCAGAGGAAAACATGTGCTGGTTCCAtctccttcttcccctttcttAAACTATATGGCTACTTTAAAAACAACTACAGCTTTAAAAATACTCTTAATCTTTTCCTTTACATCTGTTGACAGCTGAATATTctgatattttaaacattatttcccCGACTATAGttgaaatcaacaaaactaaaaattaaaatgatcatgAGGGTATTCATAACAGCTgactacatttaatttttttaaattaatgtttaccATCTAGCTTTTAAAAAACTGGACAGAATGCATACACAGTGAAAGCATAAGGCTACCACACAGCTCCTACTTAAGAAACAAATGTAGTCGTCAGGGAAATGAGTAAGACAGCCAAGGAAACAAGTTACCACTGCAACGCACTTACAACTCGGGGGTCACTCTGGTGGACACTGCCTGTTGGAAACTAAAGCTCTTACCAACAATTTACTGTGGAGTTATCgcacaactttttttaaattaaaatgagaatctactgttttcttaaattccccactctttcctcttctttcatctccctccttcctccacgTCTTGAGCCTGACAGGGACAACTCTCCCAGCACAGTGGTCTCCTGTCTCCCAGCACAGAGGAGATGCTCTAAGCTGCTCCTCCATCCCTTTATGTCAGAACCAGATACCACGTCTAAGAGACGAGGTGCTCATTCTGAAAAAGTCCTAATTTAGGGGATTCAAATATGATTTCCTACCATGTAATTTTTATAAGAGCTACTTCTACATGACGATGGCTTCCCTGGTCACCCTATTTGAAACGATAGCCCTCACTCCCTCCTTGCATCTCCACAGCCATCTGATGCTTTTATATCAGATGATATGCAtctccttatttatttatagccAGTTTCCCACTAATGGAAGCCTCAATAGGGAaagcggggacttccctggcggtccagtggtt
The window above is part of the Hippopotamus amphibius kiboko isolate mHipAmp2 chromosome 4, mHipAmp2.hap2, whole genome shotgun sequence genome. Proteins encoded here:
- the GDI2 gene encoding rab GDP dissociation inhibitor beta → MNEEYDVIVLGTGLTECILSGIMSVNGKKVLHMDRNPYYGGESASITPLEDLYKRFKIPGTPPASMGRGRDWNVDLIPKFLMANGQLVKMLLFTEVTRYLDFKVIEGSFVYKGGKIYKVPSTEAEALASSLMGLFEKRRFRKFLVYVANFDENDPRTFEGVDPKKTAMRDVYKKFDLGQDVIDFTGHALALYRTDDYLDQPCCETINRIKLYSESLARYGKSPYLYPLYGLGELPQGFARLSAIYGGTYMLNKPIEEIIMQNGKVIGVKSEGEIARCKQLICDPSYVKDRVEKVGQVIRVICVLSHPIKNTNDANSCQIIIPQNQVNRKSDIYVCMISSAHNVAAQGKYIAIASTTVETKEPEKEIRPALELLEPIEQKFVSISDLLVPKDLGTESQIFISRTYDATTHFETTCDDIKDIYKRMMGSEFDFEEMKRKKNDIYGED